One Tamlana carrageenivorans genomic region harbors:
- a CDS encoding magnesium chelatase, translated as MNIKTLGELKASGYQSKSIKDELRTNLIQKIKNKGTTFEGVHGYEHTVIPELERAILSRHNINLLGLRGQAKTRLARLMLNLLDEYIPYVAGSEINDDPLQPISRFAVELIKEKGDETPIAWLHRRERFAEKLATPDVTVADIIGDVDPIKAANLKLSYADDRVIHYGMIPRANRCIFVINELPDLQARIQVALFNILQEGDIQIRGFKLRLPLDIQFLFTANPEDYTNRGSIVTPLKDRIGSQILTHYPVNIETARQITEQEAKLVEAQKSMVLVPDLARDLLEQIVFEARENDYIDAKSGVSARLSITALENLLSTAERRALLAGDEQTMVRLSDFVGIIPSITGKVELVYEGEQEGAALVAYNLIGEAVQSLFVEYFPKIEKLKKQDDESDYDDIVSWFFNQKEGFELLDDAKDKEYQRLLGAITPLDDLLAKHQPNLAQEDSYFVKEFVLWALVEFKQLGKHRFTEGIQFKDPYGSFISGL; from the coding sequence ATGAATATAAAAACACTAGGGGAGCTTAAAGCTTCTGGATATCAAAGTAAATCTATAAAAGACGAATTAAGAACGAATTTAATTCAGAAAATAAAAAATAAAGGAACCACTTTTGAAGGAGTTCATGGCTATGAGCATACTGTAATCCCTGAGTTGGAACGTGCTATTTTATCGCGTCACAATATTAATTTATTGGGTTTACGAGGACAAGCAAAAACACGATTGGCGCGTTTGATGCTAAATTTATTGGACGAGTATATACCATACGTTGCAGGTTCCGAGATTAATGACGATCCGTTGCAACCTATTTCGAGATTTGCGGTGGAGCTTATTAAAGAAAAAGGAGACGAAACGCCAATCGCTTGGTTGCATCGTAGGGAACGTTTCGCCGAAAAACTAGCAACGCCAGATGTTACAGTAGCCGATATTATTGGTGACGTTGACCCTATTAAAGCGGCGAATTTAAAGTTAAGCTATGCCGATGATCGCGTGATTCACTACGGGATGATTCCTAGGGCCAACCGTTGTATTTTTGTTATTAATGAGTTGCCCGATTTACAAGCGCGCATCCAAGTAGCCCTTTTTAACATTCTACAAGAAGGCGATATCCAAATTCGAGGTTTTAAATTACGATTACCCTTAGATATTCAGTTTTTGTTTACGGCAAATCCAGAAGATTATACCAATAGAGGTAGTATTGTAACACCATTAAAGGATCGTATTGGATCGCAAATTTTAACCCATTATCCAGTAAATATTGAAACGGCTAGACAAATTACGGAGCAGGAAGCCAAGCTTGTTGAAGCCCAGAAATCTATGGTTTTAGTACCTGATTTGGCAAGAGATTTATTAGAGCAAATCGTATTTGAAGCCCGTGAGAACGATTATATAGACGCTAAAAGTGGAGTAAGTGCCCGTTTAAGTATTACTGCTTTAGAAAATTTACTGAGTACGGCCGAGCGCCGAGCTTTATTAGCTGGCGACGAGCAAACCATGGTGCGCTTATCCGATTTTGTTGGTATTATCCCGTCTATTACAGGGAAAGTGGAGTTGGTTTACGAAGGGGAACAAGAAGGTGCAGCACTAGTAGCCTACAATTTAATAGGCGAAGCGGTTCAAAGTTTGTTTGTCGAGTATTTTCCTAAAATCGAAAAACTTAAAAAACAGGATGATGAAAGCGATTACGATGATATTGTTTCTTGGTTTTTCAACCAAAAGGAAGGTTTCGAGCTGCTTGACGATGCTAAAGATAAAGAATACCAACGATTACTGGGAGCCATCACACCTTTAGATGATTTGCTAGCAAAGCATCAACCTAATTTAGCACAAGAAGATAGCTATTTTGTAAAGGAGTTTGTTCTCTGGGCACTTGTAGAATTCAAACAGTTAGGCAAACACCGTTTTACCGAAGGGATTCAATTTAAGGACCCTTATGGTAGTTTTATAAGTGGTTTATAG
- a CDS encoding HAD-IIB family hydrolase gives MDTNPVEKSPIKLLSFDIDNTLIDFHTYKSNFRKIWKKHKPSQEVLLTYNTGRLIDDVLNLIKTKVLPEPDYIISGVGTHIYNYNTKSVVKEFNDILDDGWNLEAVENVIKGITHPISDQPSKFQHAYKRSYFFHDATPDLIESIEQDFAKANMDINVVYSGERYLDILPKWANKGNALQWLLRNLSIDPCEVIVAGDSGNDSAMFDLKDIKGIVVANAHEELYVYTKHRKVYHAEKEQGDGIIEGLVFYGVLPEQANADTNIDHSDDFFIQQELNHIAAEDENEKIALIKEGYKKAVEALKKNITPLGFSACSIADNVAHGTDENYYSVWARDGAITVIGSLPLIQDEEIHKCQRQTLLTLFEHISRNGQIPSNVRIKDNVPDYSGVGGICSIDSGIWVIIAFYEYVNVTKDIEFLRTHIEDIKRTMIWLGAHDSNNDALLEIPEAGDWTDLFGRSYNILYDEILWYRANVCFGRMLEMLGDSEQAGEYIRWSQVIKKEIVQNFWPSTKQQMFNSVSFAEKQFTLGDTSYLIAQTTPFDFSWRCDTLGNILAFLHGTVDAEKAHQTFRFMLGVGVNDPFPVANVYPVVMPGDPDWRPYYTVNLLNLPNHYHNGGIWPFVGGFWVKFVNKLGQREVAISELYKLALINKEGINHEWEFTEWAHGTTGQPMGKAYQAWSAAQYISACHDLKIAK, from the coding sequence ATGGATACAAACCCTGTTGAAAAGAGCCCCATTAAGCTCTTGTCTTTTGATATTGACAATACGTTAATAGATTTTCATACCTACAAAAGTAACTTTCGTAAAATTTGGAAAAAACACAAGCCTTCTCAAGAGGTTTTACTCACCTATAATACCGGTCGCCTTATCGACGATGTTTTAAACCTTATTAAAACTAAGGTTTTACCGGAACCCGATTACATCATTTCTGGCGTAGGAACCCACATTTACAACTATAATACAAAAAGTGTCGTTAAAGAATTTAATGATATTCTAGACGACGGCTGGAATTTAGAGGCTGTAGAAAATGTTATAAAAGGTATTACGCACCCCATTAGCGATCAACCTTCTAAATTTCAACATGCTTATAAAAGAAGTTACTTCTTCCACGATGCCACGCCTGATCTTATTGAAAGTATTGAGCAGGATTTTGCCAAGGCGAATATGGATATTAATGTGGTATATTCTGGCGAAAGGTATTTAGATATTTTACCAAAATGGGCCAATAAAGGCAATGCCTTGCAATGGCTTTTACGAAATTTAAGTATTGATCCTTGCGAAGTTATTGTTGCTGGCGATAGTGGTAACGATTCCGCGATGTTCGACTTAAAAGATATTAAAGGTATTGTGGTTGCTAATGCTCACGAAGAGTTATACGTTTATACCAAACACCGAAAAGTGTATCACGCAGAAAAAGAGCAAGGCGATGGTATTATTGAAGGATTGGTTTTTTATGGAGTCTTACCAGAGCAGGCGAATGCCGATACAAATATTGATCATTCCGATGATTTTTTTATTCAACAGGAATTAAATCATATTGCTGCTGAAGATGAAAATGAGAAGATTGCATTAATTAAAGAAGGTTATAAAAAGGCTGTTGAAGCTTTAAAGAAAAACATCACACCTTTAGGTTTTTCTGCTTGTTCCATAGCCGATAATGTGGCCCATGGTACCGACGAGAATTATTATAGTGTTTGGGCTCGCGATGGCGCTATTACAGTAATTGGTTCGCTGCCTTTAATTCAGGATGAAGAGATCCATAAATGCCAGAGGCAAACCCTATTAACTTTATTTGAGCATATTTCTAGAAATGGACAAATCCCTTCAAATGTGCGCATTAAAGATAATGTGCCCGATTACTCAGGTGTAGGCGGCATTTGTTCTATCGATTCTGGGATTTGGGTGATTATTGCCTTTTATGAATACGTGAATGTGACTAAGGATATCGAATTCCTTAGAACACATATTGAAGATATTAAAAGAACCATGATTTGGTTGGGCGCGCATGATAGTAATAATGATGCGCTTCTAGAAATCCCTGAAGCTGGCGATTGGACCGATCTTTTTGGTAGAAGTTATAACATTCTTTACGATGAAATTCTGTGGTATCGTGCCAATGTTTGTTTTGGTCGTATGCTAGAAATGTTGGGTGACTCCGAACAAGCAGGGGAGTACATCCGTTGGTCGCAGGTTATAAAAAAAGAAATCGTTCAAAATTTCTGGCCTTCAACCAAACAGCAAATGTTTAATTCGGTGTCTTTTGCTGAAAAGCAATTTACCCTGGGAGATACTTCTTATTTAATAGCCCAAACAACACCGTTCGACTTTAGTTGGCGTTGCGATACTCTAGGAAATATTTTGGCCTTTTTACACGGTACTGTCGATGCCGAAAAAGCACATCAAACCTTCCGTTTTATGCTGGGGGTTGGGGTTAACGACCCGTTTCCTGTAGCTAATGTGTATCCTGTAGTGATGCCTGGTGATCCCGATTGGCGCCCCTATTATACCGTGAATTTATTGAATTTACCTAACCATTATCACAACGGTGGTATTTGGCCCTTTGTTGGCGGGTTTTGGGTGAAGTTTGTTAATAAATTAGGCCAACGTGAAGTCGCGATTTCCGAATTGTATAAACTCGCTTTAATCAATAAAGAAGGCATTAATCACGAATGGGAGTTTACCGAATGGGCACATGGTACCACAGGACAACCTATGGGAAAAGCTTATCAGGCTTGGTCTGCCGCACAATATATTTCTGCCTGTCATGATTTAAAAATAGCCAAATAA
- a CDS encoding glycosyltransferase — MKSILMISLHGYVAANPELGKPDTGGQVVYVLELADRFSRLGRTVDLVTRQFEDQPEYDHVDENFSVWRIPFGGKKFIRKEDMHDHLKKFVTNTLAAIKKERKKYDIVYSHYWDAGWAGQKIAEELGISHVHTPHSLGWWKQHTMGSDMDEKEMEKTYRFKERIRKEYFVFQMCNYVIATTLPQVDLLTQQYDVLPRNCGMIPPGIDENRFYPVPTKENDKIRLKYDIHPTDILALGRMAHNKGYDLLIQALPTVFELCPEARLVAAVGGDSEQDKLGVEKLQKLANELGVADKIKWKNYIADEDLANVYRSANIFAMPSRYEPFGMVAIEAMACGTPSVVTVHGGLYDLIDFGNQALFADPHRPIEFGAMLSMPLLYPNLRNELSVEGARFARRNFGWTGIAKRILEIFKNSINQRTMESNIY; from the coding sequence ATGAAGTCAATTTTAATGATATCGCTGCACGGTTATGTTGCAGCAAACCCAGAATTAGGAAAACCAGATACCGGCGGACAAGTAGTTTATGTTTTAGAACTCGCCGATCGCTTTAGCAGGCTAGGAAGGACCGTAGATTTAGTTACCCGACAGTTTGAAGACCAGCCAGAATACGATCATGTAGATGAGAATTTTAGTGTTTGGCGAATCCCTTTTGGTGGAAAAAAATTCATAAGAAAGGAAGATATGCACGATCACCTCAAAAAGTTTGTTACCAATACTTTAGCGGCGATTAAAAAGGAGCGTAAAAAGTACGATATCGTATACTCACATTATTGGGATGCTGGATGGGCAGGACAGAAAATTGCTGAAGAACTAGGTATTTCGCACGTGCATACCCCACACTCATTAGGATGGTGGAAACAGCATACCATGGGTAGTGATATGGATGAAAAGGAAATGGAGAAAACCTACCGTTTCAAAGAGCGTATTCGAAAAGAATATTTTGTGTTTCAAATGTGTAATTATGTAATCGCAACCACTTTACCACAGGTAGATTTGCTAACACAGCAATACGATGTGTTACCTCGAAATTGCGGTATGATTCCTCCTGGTATCGATGAAAATCGCTTTTACCCGGTGCCTACCAAAGAAAATGATAAAATTCGATTAAAGTACGATATCCATCCGACCGATATTTTGGCCCTCGGAAGAATGGCACACAATAAAGGTTACGATTTACTTATTCAGGCTTTGCCAACTGTTTTTGAACTCTGTCCGGAAGCCCGATTGGTAGCTGCCGTTGGTGGTGATTCGGAGCAAGACAAGTTAGGCGTAGAAAAACTTCAAAAATTAGCTAATGAGCTTGGGGTTGCCGATAAAATTAAGTGGAAAAACTATATCGCCGATGAAGATTTAGCGAATGTATACCGTTCGGCAAATATATTTGCTATGCCGTCTAGATATGAACCTTTTGGTATGGTAGCTATTGAAGCTATGGCCTGCGGAACGCCAAGTGTTGTTACAGTGCACGGTGGTTTATACGACTTAATCGATTTTGGAAATCAAGCCCTTTTTGCCGATCCGCACCGCCCTATAGAGTTTGGAGCCATGTTGTCTATGCCGCTATTGTACCCCAATTTAAGAAACGAATTGTCTGTGGAAGGCGCACGATTTGCCCGTCGTAATTTTGGATGGACTGGTATTGCCAAGCGTATTTTGGAGATATTTAAAAACTCTATAAACCAGCGTACTATGGAATCTAATATTTATTAA
- a CDS encoding carbohydrate kinase family protein — protein MAHIVCFGEVLWDVFPEHKKIGGAPLNVALRLASFNHDVTMISAVGQDELGATILNYLEEHHINTNHVQILEDYKTGEVQVVLNAKGSASYTIEHPRAWDKICLKQAAKLAVQEADAFVFGSLAARDAVSKQTLFNLLEVEETYKIFDLNLRPPFYNKELLVYLMRKADFIKFNDDELFEVAAFMGSKFNGLEQNLHYIAENTHTNHICVTKGSHGAVLLYDDNLFYNSGYQIKVADTVGAGDSFLASLISQLLNGITPQIAINFASAVGALVAQREGANPDLSTFDIETFINPKG, from the coding sequence ATGGCTCATATTGTTTGTTTTGGAGAAGTGCTTTGGGATGTTTTTCCTGAGCATAAAAAAATAGGCGGAGCACCTTTAAATGTAGCCCTTCGCTTGGCCTCGTTTAATCATGATGTCACTATGATTAGTGCTGTTGGTCAAGACGAATTGGGAGCTACAATCTTGAATTATTTAGAAGAACATCACATCAATACAAATCACGTACAAATTCTAGAAGATTATAAAACAGGAGAGGTTCAGGTGGTTTTAAATGCTAAAGGATCGGCGAGTTACACGATTGAACATCCGCGTGCCTGGGATAAAATTTGCTTGAAACAAGCGGCTAAATTAGCGGTACAAGAAGCTGATGCTTTTGTGTTTGGTAGTTTGGCCGCTCGCGATGCCGTATCTAAACAAACCCTTTTTAATTTACTTGAAGTAGAAGAGACGTATAAAATATTCGATCTTAATTTAAGACCTCCTTTTTATAACAAAGAGCTCTTAGTTTATTTAATGCGTAAAGCCGATTTTATAAAATTTAATGATGATGAGCTTTTTGAAGTGGCTGCTTTTATGGGATCTAAATTCAATGGTTTAGAACAAAATTTACACTATATAGCCGAAAACACCCATACCAACCATATTTGTGTGACCAAAGGATCTCATGGAGCGGTGTTGCTTTATGATGACAATTTGTTTTATAATAGTGGTTACCAAATAAAGGTGGCCGATACCGTTGGTGCCGGCGATTCTTTTTTAGCCTCTTTGATAAGTCAGTTGTTAAACGGAATTACGCCTCAAATAGCCATTAATTTTGCAAGTGCGGTTGGCGCTTTGGTTGCCCAACGTGAAGGGGCAAATCCTGACTTATCAACTTTTGACATTGAAACGTTTATAAATCCTAAAGGGTAG
- a CDS encoding FKBP-type peptidyl-prolyl cis-trans isomerase: MSQVKENDTVKVHYTGKLGNGQVFDSSLEREPLEITLGQGMLIPGFEKGMIDMKVNEKKTINIPVAEAYGEVRQELFYDVKKEQLPPEMTPQVGMGLASKDPEGREVQFRVAEVHDDYIVVDANHPLAGQDLTFDLELVEIK, encoded by the coding sequence ATGAGTCAAGTAAAAGAAAATGATACCGTAAAAGTTCATTACACAGGAAAATTAGGAAATGGTCAAGTTTTTGACAGTTCTTTAGAAAGAGAGCCTCTAGAAATTACTCTAGGTCAAGGGATGCTTATTCCTGGTTTTGAAAAAGGTATGATTGACATGAAAGTAAACGAGAAAAAAACAATTAATATTCCTGTTGCTGAAGCTTATGGTGAGGTGAGACAAGAGTTATTTTACGATGTAAAAAAAGAGCAATTACCTCCAGAAATGACTCCTCAAGTTGGTATGGGATTAGCCTCTAAAGACCCTGAAGGTCGTGAAGTTCAATTTAGAGTTGCCGAAGTTCATGATGATTACATCGTTGTTGATGCCAATCACCCATTAGCTGGTCAAGATTTAACTTTCGATTTAGAGCTTGTTGAAATCAAGTAA
- a CDS encoding metallophosphoesterase family protein, whose translation MTKILLLSDTHGYIDDDILKYVKQVDEVWHAGDIGRLKVTDVIKKIKPLRGVYGNIDDAEIRVEFPEHNRFMCEDVDVWITHIGGYPPKYNNRVIDGINENPPRIFICGHSHILKVMPDKKRHLIHMNPGAVGKNGFHKVRTMLRFTIDGRKIENLEVIEFPVRHPR comes from the coding sequence ATGACTAAAATCCTACTGCTTTCCGATACCCATGGCTACATTGACGATGATATTTTAAAATATGTAAAACAAGTTGATGAAGTCTGGCATGCGGGTGACATAGGCCGTTTAAAAGTAACTGACGTTATAAAAAAAATTAAGCCTTTACGCGGGGTTTATGGTAATATTGACGATGCCGAAATACGTGTGGAATTCCCAGAACACAACCGTTTTATGTGTGAAGATGTAGATGTCTGGATCACGCATATTGGAGGCTACCCTCCCAAATACAATAATCGTGTTATAGATGGTATTAATGAAAATCCGCCACGAATATTCATCTGTGGGCATTCGCATATTTTAAAAGTGATGCCAGATAAAAAACGCCATTTGATTCATATGAATCCTGGTGCCGTTGGGAAAAACGGTTTTCACAAAGTGCGAACCATGTTACGATTTACTATTGATGGGAGAAAAATAGAGAATCTTGAAGTGATTGAATTTCCGGTGCGTCATCCTAGGTAG
- the truA gene encoding tRNA pseudouridine(38-40) synthase TruA, which produces MRYFLELSYNGKPYHGWQNQPNAISVQEVLAKALTTILGEKISIMGAGRTDAGVHASQMFAHFDSQMAFEKDKFLYKLNSYLPLDIAINDVFRVHDEAHTRFDALSRQYLYRITTKKNVFQYEQSYFVKKPLDVDKMNAASKILFDYEDFQCFSKSNTDVKTYNCEIMKAEWFYKDDELHFVIKANRFLRNMVRAIVGTMVNIGLGKIAVEEMHSIIQSKSRCEAGFSVPAHALFLTHIEYPEDIKK; this is translated from the coding sequence TTGAGATATTTTTTAGAACTTTCTTATAACGGAAAACCTTATCACGGTTGGCAAAATCAGCCCAATGCGATTTCAGTACAAGAGGTTTTAGCAAAGGCCTTAACAACCATTTTGGGAGAGAAAATCTCCATTATGGGCGCGGGACGTACCGATGCCGGAGTGCATGCCTCACAGATGTTTGCACATTTTGATTCCCAAATGGCTTTTGAAAAAGACAAGTTTCTTTATAAACTCAATTCTTATTTACCATTAGATATCGCTATTAATGATGTTTTTAGAGTTCATGATGAAGCACACACACGTTTTGATGCCTTAAGCAGACAGTATTTATATCGCATTACGACTAAGAAAAATGTGTTTCAATATGAGCAGAGTTATTTTGTGAAAAAACCTTTGGATGTAGATAAAATGAATGCGGCTTCAAAAATATTGTTCGATTATGAAGATTTTCAATGTTTTTCAAAAAGCAACACCGATGTGAAAACCTATAATTGTGAGATTATGAAAGCAGAATGGTTTTACAAAGATGATGAGCTTCATTTTGTTATTAAAGCCAATAGGTTTTTAAGAAATATGGTACGTGCTATTGTTGGTACGATGGTAAATATTGGTTTAGGGAAAATAGCGGTAGAAGAGATGCATAGCATCATCCAATCGAAAAGCAGATGCGAAGCCGGCTTCTCTGTTCCTGCACATGCTTTGTTTTTAACACATATTGAGTATCCTGAAGATATAAAAAAATAA
- a CDS encoding ABC transporter ATP-binding protein, giving the protein MSKPKENIFDFKLFKRLFEYIKPYKLVFYSLIVLVILLAAFSAATPYLTKYAIDNSIITREEKDFLFYIVMMLGILVVSTVFQLLFIYYATWLGQNLVVDVRIKLFNHLLRFKMKYYDNSSVGVLITRAVTDMERIADIFGQGLFMIVRDLLTMAVVFGVMIYLNLKLSLIVFAMLPLLLYATRLFQKYMKKAFEEVRTEVSNLNSFVQERLTGMKILQLFTRENIEYDNFKAINERHKKGWLKTVWYNSIFFPIAELSASITIGLVAWYGGLNVVLNEGGVSQGDLVAFIMFIPMLFRPLRQIADKFNTLQMGMVAATRVFKVIDTTSQIDDHGTYIAENFEGAISFDKVYFNYVEDETVLKGISFDVEAGETIAIVGATGAGKSTIINLLSRFYEIKSGMITVDGIDIKDVTLASLRTQIAVVLQDVFLFADTIMNNITLNHPEITEAQVYQAAKDIGIHDFIMSLPNGYQYNVKERGVMLSSGQRQLISFLRAYVTNPSILVLDEATSSVDSYSEQLIQNATDKITKGRTSIVIAHRLATIQKADQIIVMDAGEIVEKGTHDELLKKENGYYKNLYEVQFLKEHVA; this is encoded by the coding sequence ATGAGTAAACCAAAAGAAAATATTTTCGACTTTAAGCTTTTTAAGCGGCTTTTTGAATACATAAAGCCTTATAAATTGGTGTTTTATAGTCTTATTGTTTTAGTGATTTTATTGGCAGCTTTTAGTGCGGCTACCCCATATTTAACAAAATATGCTATAGATAATAGCATCATCACTAGAGAGGAAAAGGACTTTTTGTTCTATATCGTGATGATGCTTGGTATTCTCGTGGTGTCTACGGTTTTTCAGTTGCTTTTTATTTATTATGCGACTTGGTTGGGACAAAATTTGGTGGTCGATGTGCGTATTAAGTTGTTCAATCACTTGCTGCGTTTTAAAATGAAGTATTACGATAATTCTTCGGTAGGGGTTTTAATTACAAGAGCTGTAACCGATATGGAGCGTATTGCCGATATTTTTGGTCAGGGGCTTTTTATGATTGTTCGCGACTTACTTACTATGGCCGTAGTTTTTGGTGTCATGATTTATTTGAATTTAAAATTGAGCTTAATCGTTTTTGCGATGCTACCGCTTTTATTATATGCGACCCGCCTTTTTCAGAAATACATGAAAAAAGCTTTTGAAGAGGTGCGTACCGAGGTATCTAATCTTAACTCGTTTGTTCAGGAGCGCTTAACAGGGATGAAAATTCTCCAATTATTCACTAGAGAAAACATTGAATATGATAACTTTAAAGCCATTAATGAGCGTCATAAAAAAGGTTGGCTTAAAACGGTTTGGTATAACTCTATTTTCTTTCCTATTGCCGAATTATCAGCGTCGATAACCATAGGTTTAGTCGCTTGGTATGGTGGTTTAAATGTGGTTTTAAATGAAGGCGGCGTTTCTCAAGGTGATCTGGTAGCTTTTATTATGTTTATTCCCATGCTTTTTAGACCCTTGCGTCAGATTGCAGATAAATTTAACACCTTGCAAATGGGAATGGTTGCCGCTACTAGAGTATTTAAAGTGATAGATACCACGTCGCAAATTGATGACCACGGTACTTATATTGCTGAAAATTTTGAAGGTGCCATATCCTTTGATAAGGTTTATTTTAATTATGTTGAAGATGAAACCGTTTTAAAAGGCATTTCTTTTGATGTTGAAGCAGGAGAAACCATAGCTATTGTTGGTGCTACTGGAGCAGGAAAATCTACCATTATAAATTTACTTAGTCGTTTTTATGAAATTAAGTCAGGTATGATTACGGTAGACGGTATTGATATTAAAGATGTGACTTTAGCCTCTTTACGTACCCAAATAGCGGTGGTTTTACAAGATGTGTTCTTATTTGCCGATACGATTATGAATAACATCACATTGAATCATCCTGAAATTACCGAAGCGCAAGTGTATCAAGCGGCTAAAGATATCGGGATTCACGATTTTATTATGTCCTTGCCAAACGGCTACCAATATAACGTGAAGGAGCGAGGCGTGATGCTTTCTTCGGGGCAACGGCAATTAATTTCATTTTTAAGGGCTTATGTTACGAACCCGAGTATTTTGGTGCTGGATGAAGCAACCTCTTCGGTAGATTCTTATTCAGAACAGCTTATTCAAAATGCCACCGATAAAATTACCAAAGGGCGCACGTCTATTGTAATTGCTCACCGTTTAGCAACCATTCAAAAGGCCGATCAGATTATTGTGATGGATGCCGGCGAAATTGTAGAAAAAGGCACACACGACGAACTCCTAAAAAAGGAAAATGGCTACTATAAAAACTTGTATGAAGTACAGTTTTTAAAGGAGCATGTGGCTTAG
- a CDS encoding IS30 family transposase, whose product MVRKKTGRLTLKERIQIETLLTEKKNKSYIAITINRARSTVTREVNKWVQTDRDKYSAELAHWCAKDDYLNKRNIDKISKYPRLRIYVYRGLLSQWTPEQIAGRLKEEFPNDPIMSISHESIYRYIYAKPQASLNKKLIKLLVRKKTRRRPSKKRRRTGSKILNQVSIDLRPEHINLRNEIGHWEGDLMIGKDQKSAIGTIVERKSRYTLIIKLKARNSKEIAKMFSKELNKLDPIFKKSMTYDNGIEMARHETITKKTGMKIYFAHPYSSWERGTNENTNGLIRRYLPKGTDFNKIDLNTFIEIQEKLNNRPRKIIGFKTPNEVMIKELKIVA is encoded by the coding sequence ATGGTACGAAAAAAAACAGGTAGACTTACCCTTAAAGAAAGAATACAGATTGAGACTCTTTTAACTGAAAAAAAGAATAAATCATACATCGCTATAACCATTAACAGAGCTCGATCTACGGTTACAAGAGAAGTTAATAAATGGGTGCAAACAGATAGAGATAAATACTCAGCAGAACTAGCTCATTGGTGCGCCAAAGATGATTACCTAAACAAAAGAAATATTGATAAAATATCTAAGTACCCTAGACTTCGAATTTATGTCTATAGGGGCTTATTATCACAATGGACTCCTGAACAAATTGCTGGAAGACTAAAAGAAGAATTCCCAAATGATCCTATAATGTCTATTTCTCACGAATCAATTTATAGGTACATATATGCAAAGCCTCAAGCTAGTTTAAATAAAAAACTAATTAAACTCCTCGTACGCAAAAAAACAAGACGTAGACCCTCTAAAAAAAGACGCAGAACAGGATCTAAAATATTAAACCAAGTCAGTATAGACCTAAGGCCCGAGCATATTAACCTAAGAAATGAAATCGGACACTGGGAAGGAGATTTAATGATTGGGAAGGATCAAAAATCGGCTATTGGAACTATCGTAGAACGCAAATCTAGATATACATTAATTATCAAACTAAAAGCCAGGAACTCTAAGGAAATTGCTAAAATGTTTTCTAAAGAACTTAACAAACTAGATCCCATATTCAAAAAATCTATGACCTACGATAATGGAATTGAAATGGCAAGACACGAAACAATTACCAAGAAAACAGGTATGAAAATTTACTTTGCACACCCCTATTCTTCTTGGGAAAGAGGTACCAATGAAAACACTAACGGACTCATCAGAAGGTACCTCCCAAAAGGAACAGATTTTAACAAAATTGACTTAAATACATTCATCGAAATTCAAGAAAAATTAAACAATAGACCTCGTAAAATTATTGGATTTAAAACCCCTAATGAAGTTATGATAAAAGAACTAAAAATTGTAGCTTAG